In Macadamia integrifolia cultivar HAES 741 chromosome 1, SCU_Mint_v3, whole genome shotgun sequence, a single window of DNA contains:
- the LOC122073358 gene encoding heavy metal-associated isoprenylated plant protein 37-like, with the protein MTKDEDFKLLKIQTCVLKVNIHCDGCKQKVKKHLQKIEGVLKVSIDAEQQKVTVSGSVDPATLIKKLVRSGKHAELWSAKSNHNHNQKQQQQQHQHQQQHQQQQHQQIHCIKDNKNGQGQKQGLMKGLQAFKNQHKYPAFSSEDELDCDDDGDDEDDDFEEELRMLQQKASRIGLLNQQANSKKNGSVATHNNGKINNGGNGQAGKKGGGGNGGGNPNQNMVMDQKNIAAAAAKMNNAHLSGGHVNAVDARKGNEINAMLAGLHGHGAGAGLGGNGLGFQSQISNGFQGSSAGFPAAAAGYATGGHQPSATMNNLQGYQFNHPSMMNMQNRNNMNLMNEARYMQQPQMMYNRSPSISPSTGYYYNNYYNPYPYPSPQPDNNGAYSATHMFSDENPNSCVVM; encoded by the exons ATGACTAAAGATGAAGACTTTAAGCTCCTCAAGATCCAg ACGTGTGTTCTCAAAGTGAACATACATTGTGATGGATGCAAGCAGAAAGTGAAGAAACACCTCCAGAAAATTGAAG GTGTTCTTAAAGTAAGCATAGATGCAGAGCAACAAAAGGTCACGGTCTCTGGAAGTGTCGATCCTGCAACTTTGATTAAGAAGCTGGTGAGATCAGGTAAACATGCAGAGCTTTGGTCTGCAAAAtccaaccacaaccacaaccagaaacagcagcagcagcagcatcagcatcagcagcagcatcagcagcagcagcaccaGCAGATTCATTGCATCAAAGATAACAAGAATGGCCAAGGCCAAAAGCAGGGTCTGATGAAGGGCCTTCAGGCCTTCAAAAACCAGCATAAGTACCCAGCATTCAGTTCTGAAGATGAACTCGAttgtgatgatgatggtgatgatgaagatgatgattttgaagaagagTTAAGGATGCTCCAACAGAAAGCCAGCCGTATTGGTTTGCTCAATCAGCAGGCCAATTCCAAGAAAAATGGTTCAGTGGCCACTCACAACAATGGTAAAATCAACAATGGCGGAAACGGGCAAGCTGGAAAGAAGGGTGGTGGAGGTAAtgggggaggaaaccctaaccAAAATATGGTTATGGATCAGAAGAACATTGCAGCAGCTGCTGCCAAGATGAACAATGCCCATTTGAGTGGTGGCCATGTAAATGCAGTTGATGctagaaaaggaaatgaaatcaATGCCATGTTAGCAGGACTACATGGGCATGGAGCTGGTGCTGGCCTTGGagggaatggattagggtttcaatCCCAGATCAGCAATGGCTTCCAGGGGTCTTCTGCTGGATTCCCAGCTGCTGCTGCTGGGTATGCAACTGGTGGGCATCAGCCATCAGCCACGATGAACAACTTGCAGGGTTATCAGTTCAATCATCCATCAATGATGAACATGCAGAACAGGAATAACATGAACTTGATGAATGAGGCAAGGTATATGCAGCAGCCCCAGATGATGTACAATAGATCTCCAAGCATCTCTCCTAGCACTGGCTATTACTACAATAACTACTACAACCCATATCCCTACCCAAGCCCCCAACCAGACAACAATGGTGCTTACTCTGCAACCCATATGTTTAGTGATGAAAACCCGAACAGCTGTGTTGTTATGTAA
- the LOC122075532 gene encoding argininosuccinate lyase, chloroplastic-like, whose translation MESICQRSLCNSIITSRFSSSSLPRLNSYEPRLRLGIGQKIQRKLQVVSCAPETMSLTDSPVKNSNEVKLWGGRFEENVTDAVERFTESISYDKTLYKQDIMGSKAHATMLAHQGLISDSDRDSILTGLDEIERIIEAGKFVWRADREDVHMNIEAALTDLIGEPAKKLHTARSRNDQVLTDFRLWCRDAIDEIIAHIQRLQVSLVTLATKNEGLIVPGYTHLQRAQPVLLQHLLLSYVEQLERDAGRLVDCKVRLNFCPLGACALAGTGLPINRFMTSDALGFTAPMRNRYGP comes from the exons ATGGAATCCATCTGTCAACGCTCCCTGTGTAACTCTATCATCACTTCGCGCTTCTCATCGTCTTCACTTCCGAGGCTGAACTCCTATGAACCTCGACTTCGTCTCGGTATCGGCCAGAAAATCCAGAGGAAATTACAGGTTGTGTCGTGCGCTCCTGAAACCATGAGCTTAACGGACTCTCCAGTGAAGAACTCCAACGAGGTGAAGCTATGGGGTGGTCGATTCGAAGAAAATGTCACTGATGCGGTCGAGAGGTTCACTGAATCGATTTCGTATGACAAGACTCTGTACAAGCAGGATATTATGGGGAGTAAGGCTCATGCTACAATGCTCGCTCATCAG GGCTTGATCAGTGACAGTGATAGGGATAGTATACTGACGGGTCTCGATGAGATTGAGAGGATCATCGAAGCTGGGAAGTTTGTTTGGCGAGCAGATAGGGAGGACGTACACATGAACATTGAAGCAGCACTCACTGATTTGATTGGGGAACCTGCAAAGAAGCTTCACACTGCTAGGAGCCGGAATGATCAAGTTTTAACCGATTTCCGTCTCTGGTGCCGCGATGCCATAGACGAGATCATTGCCCACATCCAACGTCTTCAG GTTTCACTAGTGACCTTGGCTACAAAAAATGAAGGGCTGATTGTTCCTGGATATACACATCTACAAAGAGCCCAACCTGTTCTACTGCAACATCTTCTTTTGTCATATGTTGAGCAG CTTGAACGTGATGCTGGTCGTCTGGTAGACTGCAAAGTTCGGCTGAACTTCTGCCCTCTAGGTGCATGTGCATTGGCAGGGACTGGCCTCCCCATTAATAGGTTTATGACTTCTGATGCTCTAGGGTTTACAGCACCCATGAGGAACAGGTATGGACCCTAA
- the LOC122073871 gene encoding protein AAR2 homolog codes for MFSVGPVFKGIKMIPPGPHFVYYSSSNRDGNEFSPVVGFFIDACSSGVIVRKWHQQEERLVKLSDDEEERYSAAVKKLEFDHQLGPYDLNRYGDWKRISNYITKDTIRRIEPIGGEITVVSEAGVVDKGPKTAAEKALAEQLQKSKFSIPAEKPLKQRCYYTSIPRFVKNKSISGQELTSLNHDKTQLLEAILAKDCEGSEDLIIGELQFAFIAFLMGQSLEAFLQWKALVSLFFSCIEAVSIDIFPLLPFYQKPIQFYFFIKVLYYQLHYGLQKDRSNTIEAEKGATVLLDESWLSTESFLHRFCKDFFSLVLEASVIDGDLLTWTRKLKELLEGTLGWEFHQSSAVDGIYAEEDDEFAPVVEILDDASFGEATAS; via the exons ATGTTCTCTGTGGGGCCCGTCTTTAAGGGTATAAAGATGATCCCTCCTGGACCTCATTTTGTATATTATAGCTCCTCAAACAG GGATGGCAATGAATTTTCACCTGTAGTTGGCTTTTTTATTGATGCTTGTTCTTCGGGG GTAATTGTTCGTAAATGGCATCAGCAAGAGGAGCGGTTAGTCAAACTCTCAGATGATGAG GAAGAGAGGTATTCTGCGGCAGTAAAGAAACTGGAGTTTGACCACCAACTGGGGCCTTATGATTTGAACCGCTATGGCGACTGGAAGAGAATTTCAAATTATATCACTAAGGACACCATAAGAAGAATCG AACCTATTGGCGGGGAAATTACTGTTGTATCTGAAGCTGGAGTGGTTGACAAGGGTCCTAAGACTGCTGCCGAAAAAGCTTTAGCAGAGCAGTTGCAGAAAAGTAAGTTCTCAATACCTGCTGAAAAGCCCCTCAAGCAGCGATGTTACTACACATCAATTCCCCGTTTTGTcaagaataagagcatttcagGGCAAGAACTTACTTCTTTGAACCATGACAAA ACGCAGCTGCTAGAAGCAATACTGGCAAAAGATTGTGAAGGTTCAGAAGATTTAATTATTGGGGAACTCCAGTTTGCTTTTATTGCATTTCTG ATGGGACAGTCACTTGAAGCATTTCTTCAGTGGAAAGCTTTAGTTAGCCTCTTTTTTAGCTGTATAGAAGCAGTAAGTATTGATATATTTCCCCTATTACCTTTCTATCAGAAACCtatacaattttatttt TTTATCAAAGTCTTATACTACCAATTACATTATGGGCTCCAGAAAGACCGTTCAAACACAATAGAGGCAGAAAAGGGTGCAACAGTGCTCTTGGATGAATCATGGCTCTCCACAGAGAGTTTTCTCCATCGTTTTTGCAAG gatttcttttctttggtgcTAGAAGCCTCAGTCATTGATGGAGATCTGCTGACATGG ACAAGGAAACTGAAAGAACTACTTGAGGGGACACTAGGATGGGAGTTCCATCAGAGCAGTGCAGTGGATGGCATATATgcagaagaggatgatgag TTTGCTCCTGTTGTCGAAATATTGGATGACGCAAGTTTTGGTGAAGCTACAGCATCTTAA
- the LOC122079795 gene encoding actin-interacting protein 1-2-like, whose protein sequence is YWVSFNFFLLFIFFLSPKFQVRRSTLLGDQCGEAESIDVGSQPKDLSLAPLCPELALISTDSGVVLLRGSKVVSTINLGFAVTASTISPDGSEAIVGAQDGKLHVYSIKGDTLMEETVLEKHRGAINVIRYSPDSSLIASGDLNREAVVWDRASREVKLKNMLYHTARVNCLAWSPDNTKVATGSLDTCVIIYEVDKPASSRITIKGAHLGGVYGVAFTDEQSLVSSGEDACVRLWRLTSQ, encoded by the exons TATTGGGTAAGCTtcaacttttttcttttatttatttttttcctttccccaaaATTTCAGGTAAGGAGAAGTACTTTGCTTGGGGATCAATGTGGAGAGGCAGAATCCATTGATGTTGGCAGTCAGCCCAAGGATTTGAGCCTTGCACCTCTTTGCCCTGAACTTGCTTTGATTTCAACTGATTCAGGAGTAGTTCTACTTCGTGGGTCAAAAGTAGTTTCAACAATCAACCTTGGGTTTGCCGTGACGGCATCAACAATTTCACCGGATGGAAGTGAAGCTATCGTGGGTGCGCAGGATGGTAAATTACATGTATATTCCATCAAAGGGGATACACTAATGGAAGAAACAGTCCTCGAGAAGCACCGGGGTGCTATAAATGTTATTCGTTACTCGCCTGATTCTTCTCTGATTGCTTCAGGGGATCTTAATCGAGAAGCTGTTGTATGGGATCGTGCATCTCGAGAG GTGAAGCTAAAGAACATGTTGTACCATACTGCCCGTGTAAACTGTCTGGCTTGGTCTCCTGATAACACTAAAGTTGCAACCGGATCACTTGACACATGTGTTATCATATACGAAGTTGATAAGCCTGCATCCAGTCGAATAACCATTAAGGGAGCTCACTTGGGTGGTGTATATGGAGTGGCTTTCACAGATGAGCAGAGTCTGGTGAGTTCAGGAGAGGATGCATGCGTGAGACTGTGGAGGTTGACATCACAGTAG